The proteins below are encoded in one region of Enhydrobacter sp.:
- a CDS encoding Flp family type IVb pilin: MLSIFRNLMKKTDGATAIEYTLIAALIAVAAITAMTTVGTTVKNVLSNVAVNMGG; this comes from the coding sequence ATGCTGTCGATTTTCCGTAACCTGATGAAGAAGACGGATGGCGCCACCGCCATCGAGTACACGCTCATCGCCGCCCTGATCGCGGTCGCCGCCATCACGGCCATGACCACTGTCGGCACCACCGTCAAGAACGTGCTGAGCAACGTCGCCGTCAACATGGGCGGCTGA
- a CDS encoding efflux RND transporter permease subunit — protein MSSLNLSAIAVRERAVTLFAILLLAAAGAYAFFMLGRAEDPAFTIKTLTVTTVWPGATAREMQDLVAEPLEKRLQELAWYDRTETTTRPGYAFMTVTLKDSTPPSLVQEEFYQARKKLGDEARNLPSGVLGPFVNDEYSDVSFALYAFKARGMPMRELARQAEVIRQDLLHVPGVKKINILGERPEQIFVEFSYPKLATLGVSTRDIVAALQRQNTVTPAGSIDTQGPRVFIRVDGAYDSVQAIADTPIVAAGRTLKLADIAEVRRGYEDPPTFLIRSQCEPALMLAVVMQEGWNGLALGKALEEKSAAIARTLPLGMTLDKVTDQAVNITSAVDEFMVKFAMALGVVLLVSLLSLGWRVGIVVAAAVPLTLAVVFLIMLETGRFFDRITLGALILALGLLVDDAIIAIEAMLVKMEEGMDRIKAAAHAWSHTAAPMLSGTVVTIAGFLPVGFAPSTAGEYAGNIFWIVGFALIVSWIVAVIFTPYLGVKMLPAIKPIEGGHHAIYDTPNYRRLRRLIAFAVRHKLATCGIVAIAFAFSGLGMGAVKQQFFPTSDRPEVLVEVRLPEGTSIETTTAAVEKLEHWLDKQPEARIVTSYVGQGAPRFFLALSPELPDPAFAKIVVLTPDAEAREALKQRLREAVAQGLAPEAYVRVTQFVFGPPSPFPVEFRIMGPDPAQLYSISEKALDIMRGVPDVREANRDWGNRTPVVRFIPDQDRLNLIGLSPAEVGQQLQFLLTGVAVTQVREDIRNVPIVARSAGGERLDPTRLADFSLMSRDGRQIPLDQIGHSEVRLEEPILKRRDRIPVITIRSDINEATQPPEVSKQVMKALQPLIASLPAGYRIEMGGSIEEAEKANAALGKIFPAMIAATLIVIMLQVRSFSTMTMVLLTAPLGLVGVVPALLIFNQPFGFNAILGLIGLAGILMRNTLILTEQIKDNRAAGLDDYHAVIEATVQRTRPVILTALAAVLAFIPLTHSVFWGSMAYTLIGGTAAGTVLILLFLPALYAAWFRIKSPTGHVREPKVASFGINFRFARSYARHSRVKL, from the coding sequence ATGAGCAGCCTCAATCTTTCCGCGATCGCCGTTCGCGAACGGGCCGTCACCCTGTTCGCCATTCTCCTGCTGGCGGCCGCCGGCGCCTACGCCTTCTTCATGCTCGGACGGGCGGAGGATCCCGCCTTCACCATCAAGACCCTGACGGTCACGACGGTATGGCCGGGTGCGACGGCGCGCGAGATGCAGGACCTCGTCGCCGAACCATTGGAGAAGCGGCTTCAGGAACTGGCCTGGTATGACCGGACCGAGACGACCACGCGGCCGGGCTATGCCTTCATGACGGTCACGCTGAAGGACAGCACGCCGCCATCTCTCGTGCAGGAGGAGTTCTACCAGGCCCGCAAGAAGCTCGGGGATGAAGCGCGCAACCTGCCATCCGGCGTGCTCGGCCCGTTCGTCAACGACGAATATTCGGACGTGAGCTTCGCCCTTTATGCGTTCAAGGCCAGGGGCATGCCGATGCGTGAGCTGGCGAGGCAGGCCGAGGTGATCCGCCAGGACCTCCTGCACGTGCCCGGCGTGAAGAAGATCAACATCCTCGGTGAACGTCCCGAGCAGATATTCGTCGAGTTTTCTTATCCCAAGCTGGCAACGCTCGGCGTGTCGACGCGAGACATTGTTGCCGCGTTGCAGCGGCAGAACACCGTGACACCGGCAGGCTCGATCGACACCCAGGGGCCGCGGGTCTTCATTCGGGTCGACGGCGCTTATGACAGCGTTCAGGCGATCGCCGACACGCCGATCGTCGCTGCCGGGCGGACGCTGAAGCTCGCCGACATCGCCGAGGTCCGCCGCGGCTACGAGGATCCTCCGACCTTCTTGATCCGGAGCCAGTGTGAACCGGCACTGATGCTCGCGGTGGTCATGCAGGAGGGATGGAACGGTCTCGCGCTCGGCAAGGCGCTGGAGGAGAAGTCTGCCGCGATCGCCCGGACACTGCCGCTCGGGATGACGCTCGACAAGGTGACCGATCAGGCCGTCAACATCACCTCGGCGGTCGACGAGTTCATGGTGAAGTTCGCGATGGCGCTGGGCGTGGTGCTGCTGGTGAGTCTCCTCAGTCTCGGATGGCGTGTCGGCATCGTCGTGGCGGCCGCCGTCCCCCTGACGCTTGCCGTCGTGTTCCTCATCATGCTGGAGACCGGCCGGTTCTTCGACCGCATCACGCTCGGCGCCCTGATCCTGGCGCTCGGACTTCTCGTGGACGACGCCATCATCGCCATCGAGGCAATGTTGGTGAAGATGGAAGAGGGCATGGACCGCATCAAGGCGGCAGCCCACGCGTGGAGCCATACTGCGGCGCCCATGCTGTCGGGGACAGTCGTGACGATCGCCGGCTTCCTGCCGGTCGGCTTCGCGCCCTCGACGGCCGGCGAGTATGCCGGCAACATCTTCTGGATCGTGGGATTCGCCCTCATCGTCTCCTGGATCGTCGCGGTGATCTTCACACCCTATCTTGGCGTCAAGATGCTGCCTGCGATCAAACCGATTGAAGGCGGTCACCACGCGATTTATGACACACCGAACTATCGGCGTCTGCGACGGCTCATCGCCTTCGCCGTGCGTCACAAGCTTGCAACCTGCGGCATCGTTGCCATCGCCTTCGCGTTTTCTGGCCTCGGCATGGGCGCCGTCAAGCAGCAGTTCTTCCCGACGTCGGACCGCCCCGAAGTGCTGGTGGAGGTTCGCCTGCCGGAAGGTACCAGCATCGAAACGACGACTGCCGCCGTCGAGAAGCTCGAGCACTGGCTCGACAAGCAGCCCGAGGCCAGAATCGTCACGAGCTATGTCGGCCAGGGCGCGCCGAGGTTCTTCCTGGCGCTGTCGCCGGAACTGCCTGATCCGGCCTTCGCCAAGATCGTCGTGCTGACGCCGGATGCGGAGGCGCGCGAGGCCTTGAAGCAGCGCCTCCGGGAGGCGGTGGCCCAGGGGCTCGCGCCCGAGGCTTATGTGCGCGTCACACAGTTCGTGTTCGGTCCGCCTTCTCCCTTCCCGGTCGAGTTCCGCATCATGGGACCCGATCCCGCGCAACTCTACAGCATTTCCGAAAAGGCGCTCGACATCATGCGGGGAGTCCCGGACGTGCGGGAGGCCAACCGCGACTGGGGCAATCGCACGCCGGTAGTCCGTTTCATCCCGGATCAGGATCGACTGAACCTTATCGGCCTCTCGCCAGCGGAGGTCGGCCAGCAGCTTCAGTTTCTCCTCACCGGCGTCGCCGTCACGCAGGTCCGCGAGGACATTCGCAATGTCCCCATCGTGGCGCGCAGCGCCGGCGGCGAGCGGCTGGATCCGACGCGGCTGGCGGATTTCTCACTGATGAGCCGGGACGGCCGCCAGATCCCGCTCGACCAGATCGGTCATTCGGAAGTCCGTCTGGAAGAGCCGATTCTCAAGCGCCGCGATCGCATCCCCGTCATCACGATCCGCTCGGATATCAATGAGGCGACCCAGCCACCGGAGGTTTCCAAACAGGTCATGAAGGCTCTTCAGCCACTGATCGCATCCCTTCCGGCCGGCTATCGCATCGAAATGGGTGGATCGATCGAGGAGGCTGAAAAGGCCAACGCCGCGTTGGGCAAGATCTTCCCGGCCATGATCGCCGCCACGTTGATCGTCATCATGCTGCAGGTGCGCTCCTTCTCGACGATGACCATGGTCTTGCTGACGGCGCCGCTTGGCCTTGTCGGTGTCGTACCCGCGCTGCTCATCTTCAACCAGCCCTTCGGATTCAATGCCATTCTGGGCCTGATCGGATTGGCCGGCATCCTGATGCGCAATACGCTGATCCTCACCGAACAGATCAAGGACAACCGTGCGGCTGGCCTCGACGACTATCACGCCGTCATCGAGGCCACAGTGCAACGCACGAGGCCGGTGATCCTGACGGCACTTGCCGCCGTGCTGGCCTTCATCCCGCTCACGCACTCAGTCTTCTGGGGGTCCATGGCCTATACGCTGATCGGCGGCACGGCAGCGGGCACGGTGCTGATCCTGCTGTTCCTTCCGGCGCTCTATGCCGCGTGGTTCCGGATCAAATCGCCGACTGGACATGTCCGCGAACCCAAGGTGGCATCGTTCGGCATCAATTTCCGTTTCGCGCGGAGCTACGCACGACATTCGCGCGTCAAGCTATGA
- a CDS encoding universal stress protein, with product MKSILTMAWAAEDPAAFILAAKLARAFDAKLVGLEPPSYGVMSMAWADAGMGAPIGGGLAEDAEERQRVAAVRQTFEQSAAGLVSEWRAADDSGPTAIGLIGRAFDLIVMPQPGPLPKMPESVFETALFDSGRPVLVVPQGFQGTVGKRILFAWNGSTESARAISLAMPMLAGAESIDVMSVEGAGVPGPTAAEIAQSMAAHGLKVTSQNVKPGTRSAGQTIVDTAVTGGCDMIVKGAYTQSRLRQMIFGGMTRHLILHSPLPVLFSY from the coding sequence ATGAAATCGATCCTGACAATGGCCTGGGCGGCCGAAGATCCGGCGGCCTTCATCCTCGCGGCGAAGCTGGCGCGCGCCTTCGACGCGAAGCTGGTGGGGCTCGAGCCGCCGTCCTACGGCGTGATGAGCATGGCGTGGGCCGATGCCGGCATGGGCGCGCCGATCGGCGGCGGTCTCGCCGAGGATGCCGAGGAGCGCCAGCGCGTGGCGGCGGTGCGGCAGACCTTCGAGCAGAGCGCCGCCGGCCTCGTCTCCGAATGGCGCGCTGCCGACGACAGCGGGCCGACGGCGATCGGCCTGATCGGCCGCGCCTTCGACCTGATCGTGATGCCGCAGCCCGGGCCTCTGCCCAAGATGCCGGAGAGCGTGTTCGAGACCGCGCTGTTCGATTCGGGCCGGCCAGTGCTGGTGGTGCCGCAGGGCTTCCAGGGCACGGTGGGCAAGCGCATCCTGTTCGCCTGGAACGGCTCGACCGAAAGCGCGCGCGCGATCTCGCTCGCCATGCCGATGCTGGCCGGCGCCGAGTCGATCGACGTGATGAGCGTCGAGGGCGCGGGCGTGCCGGGACCGACCGCGGCGGAGATCGCGCAGTCGATGGCGGCGCACGGGCTCAAGGTCACGAGCCAGAACGTGAAGCCCGGCACGCGTTCGGCCGGCCAGACCATCGTCGATACGGCGGTGACGGGCGGCTGCGACATGATCGTGAAGGGCGCCTATACCCAGAGCCGCCTGCGCCAGATGATCTTCGGCGGCATGACGCGCCATCTCATCCTGCACTCGCCGCTGCCGGTGCTGTTCTCCTATTGA
- a CDS encoding Flp family type IVb pilin: MLPILHRLLSDERAATAIEYSLIALLISVAGIVSMTSVGQKVVNLLDQVIAGFPP; this comes from the coding sequence ATGCTACCGATCCTCCATCGCCTCCTGTCGGACGAACGTGCCGCAACCGCGATCGAATACAGCCTGATCGCGCTGCTGATCTCGGTCGCGGGCATCGTCAGCATGACCAGCGTGGGCCAGAAGGTCGTCAACCTCCTCGATCAGGTCATCGCCGGATTCCCCCCCTGA
- a CDS encoding glycosyltransferase family 2 protein, producing the protein MTDTTLPKISVVVTCFNCADYIGAAVRSVARQTWRDFECVIVDDASTDTSVKAIEAVLGELGDPRFSLVRLEKNVGQTGATRAGLEHTGAPFVCFLDSDDLWNEDFLERHLAAHLNESYAVGFTACNARLIDGKSQVIAGAVYWFGRDRAVADRGRAFAPIDPARVPKLDPETRTAHWQKQTPYRLYTKRLVHWVWVSTSSMMFRRSLIDLVFPDDDETFRLHMDYYIVVMAQMVAGSLLIDEPLYSYRLHGRNFAANNPILGGRLHLSARNWGDTHHRMLDRMLDAMIGGREKFVTALGDKQYARMLLRMRAARASPPRSWLYVLRSWLIS; encoded by the coding sequence ATGACCGACACGACCCTGCCCAAGATCTCCGTCGTCGTGACGTGCTTCAACTGCGCCGACTATATCGGCGCGGCGGTGCGGTCGGTGGCGCGGCAGACGTGGCGCGATTTCGAGTGCGTGATCGTGGACGACGCATCGACCGACACGTCGGTGAAAGCGATCGAGGCGGTGCTCGGCGAGCTCGGGGATCCGCGCTTCTCGCTGGTGCGCCTCGAGAAGAACGTCGGCCAGACCGGGGCCACGCGCGCCGGCCTCGAGCACACCGGCGCGCCGTTCGTCTGCTTCCTCGATTCGGACGATCTCTGGAACGAGGATTTCCTCGAGCGCCATCTCGCCGCGCATCTCAACGAGAGCTACGCCGTGGGCTTCACCGCCTGCAACGCGCGGCTGATCGACGGCAAGAGCCAGGTGATCGCGGGCGCGGTCTACTGGTTCGGCCGCGACCGCGCCGTCGCCGACCGCGGCCGCGCCTTCGCGCCGATCGATCCCGCGCGCGTGCCGAAGCTCGATCCCGAAACGCGCACGGCGCACTGGCAGAAGCAGACGCCCTACCGCCTCTACACCAAGCGGCTGGTGCACTGGGTCTGGGTCTCGACCTCGTCGATGATGTTCCGCCGCTCGCTGATCGACCTCGTCTTCCCCGACGACGACGAGACCTTCCGCCTGCACATGGACTACTACATCGTCGTCATGGCGCAGATGGTGGCGGGCTCGCTTCTGATCGACGAGCCGCTCTATTCGTACCGCCTGCACGGCCGAAACTTCGCCGCCAACAACCCGATCCTGGGCGGCCGGCTCCACCTCTCGGCGCGCAACTGGGGCGACACCCACCACCGCATGCTCGACCGCATGCTCGACGCCATGATCGGGGGCCGCGAGAAGTTCGTCACCGCGCTCGGCGACAAGCAGTACGCCCGCATGCTGCTCAGGATGCGCGCCGCCCGTGCGAGTCCGCCGCGCTCGTGGCTCTACGTCCTCAGGAGCTGGCTGATCTCGTAG
- a CDS encoding IS110 family transposase produces MTQKRTLVGLDIAKGKIDAAIRSAGAEASFAHDAAGRRRLLEWLAEHGVATAVMEASGGYERSWAGLLREAGLAVVIVDPQRVRHFARSAGQRAKTDAIDARMIAWFGEVFEDLTGQARDEERQELDQLVTARLGMVRLKGQIESWNEHEQPKAVRKIHQALLEAVGAQLAKLEAVIAARIATVERFARQAEILHSVPGLGDAAVAGLIALLPELGRVDRQAAAALLGVAPFADDSGERRGQRHIQGGRRKLRTLLYMPILSAIQHNPVLKAHYQRLRARGKKPKVALIACMRKLIGILNTMLQRSQTWDPVKHAIA; encoded by the coding sequence ATGACACAGAAGCGGACGCTTGTCGGCCTCGACATTGCCAAGGGAAAGATCGATGCGGCGATCCGGTCGGCGGGCGCGGAAGCGTCGTTCGCCCATGACGCCGCGGGGCGTCGGCGGCTGCTGGAGTGGCTGGCCGAACATGGCGTCGCCACGGCGGTGATGGAGGCCAGCGGCGGCTACGAGAGGAGCTGGGCCGGCCTGTTGCGCGAGGCTGGGCTGGCAGTGGTGATCGTCGACCCCCAGCGGGTGCGCCACTTCGCCCGGTCGGCCGGACAGCGGGCCAAGACCGATGCCATCGACGCCCGCATGATCGCCTGGTTCGGCGAGGTATTCGAGGATCTTACCGGCCAGGCCCGGGACGAGGAGCGCCAGGAACTCGACCAGCTGGTCACGGCCCGTCTCGGCATGGTGCGGCTGAAGGGGCAGATCGAGAGCTGGAATGAGCACGAGCAGCCCAAGGCGGTGCGCAAGATCCATCAGGCGCTGCTCGAGGCGGTGGGCGCTCAGCTGGCCAAGCTCGAGGCCGTCATCGCCGCCAGGATCGCCACGGTCGAGCGCTTCGCGCGGCAGGCCGAGATCCTCCACAGCGTGCCGGGGCTGGGCGACGCGGCGGTTGCCGGCCTGATCGCCTTGCTGCCCGAGCTCGGCCGCGTCGACCGCCAGGCCGCGGCCGCCTTGCTCGGGGTGGCGCCCTTCGCCGACGACAGCGGTGAGCGGCGCGGCCAACGCCATATTCAGGGCGGGCGTCGCAAGCTGCGCACGCTGCTGTACATGCCGATCCTCAGCGCCATCCAGCACAATCCGGTGCTCAAGGCCCACTACCAGCGGCTGCGCGCCAGGGGCAAGAAGCCCAAGGTCGCCTTGATCGCCTGCATGCGCAAGCTGATCGGCATCCTCAACACCATGCTGCAGCGCTCCCAGACATGGGACCCAGTCAAACACGCCATCGCCTGA
- a CDS encoding cysteine hydrolase family protein, translating to MAMTMLQMSGLAPTPATMADGVLVIVDAQREYTDGLLPLAGVQAAVDALAVLLDKARRANAPVIHIRHKGPGKAFNPSSTGYEIVKQLTPRDGETVVDKGLPNAFAGTELARHLTGIGRKNLIVGGFMTHMCVSATVRSATDHGYMCTVAADTVATRDLPDATNGATISAEAINKITLAALSDRFAWIVPQASGIG from the coding sequence ATGGCGATGACGATGCTGCAGATGTCGGGTCTGGCCCCGACGCCGGCGACGATGGCGGATGGGGTGCTCGTGATCGTCGATGCGCAGCGCGAATATACCGACGGGCTGCTGCCGCTGGCCGGCGTGCAGGCCGCGGTCGACGCACTGGCCGTGCTGCTCGACAAGGCGCGCCGCGCCAACGCCCCGGTGATCCATATCCGCCACAAGGGGCCGGGCAAGGCGTTCAATCCTTCCTCGACCGGCTACGAGATCGTGAAGCAGCTCACGCCGCGCGACGGCGAGACGGTGGTCGACAAGGGCCTGCCCAACGCCTTCGCCGGCACCGAGCTCGCCAGGCACCTGACCGGGATCGGCCGCAAGAACCTGATCGTGGGCGGCTTCATGACCCATATGTGCGTCTCGGCCACCGTGCGCTCGGCCACCGACCACGGCTATATGTGCACCGTCGCGGCCGACACCGTCGCCACCCGCGACCTGCCCGACGCGACCAACGGCGCCACCATCAGCGCCGAGGCGATCAACAAGATCACGCTGGCCGCGCTCTCCGACCGCTTCGCTTGGATCGTGCCCCAGGCCAGCGGCATCGGGTGA
- a CDS encoding FAD-dependent oxidoreductase, whose amino-acid sequence MKAIVVGGGVMGLATAWALAREGCDVELFEQGDLPNATGSSFDEHRLIRHPYGEHAGYARMVDDAYAAWDLLWTELGQRLYAPTGTLALSGNGALWAERSAAALAAIGRPMTEIPVAELPRRFPLLRTGGVERAFWIESGGVLFAQDIVAALARRLAGRRGVALHPRTQVREVDLDRARIGTGAGATHGADVVVVAAGAWVGRLLPSLARRLVPSRQVVAYFDLPAEQQAAWTRGPMIIEQTGDVGLYLVPPRQGRGLKVGDHAFSRTGDPDAGRTASAAEIEPLLARCRSLLEGFGEWRIERLKACFYTVTEDERFVVEKPGAAGWVMSPCSGHGFKFGALMGLELARTIVSGRDPALHARWAAGREGDT is encoded by the coding sequence GTGAAAGCGATCGTCGTCGGCGGCGGCGTCATGGGGCTCGCCACCGCCTGGGCCCTCGCCCGCGAAGGTTGCGATGTCGAGCTGTTCGAGCAGGGCGATCTGCCCAATGCCACCGGCTCTTCCTTCGACGAGCACCGGCTGATCCGCCATCCCTACGGCGAGCACGCGGGCTATGCCCGAATGGTCGACGACGCCTACGCCGCTTGGGATCTGCTGTGGACCGAGCTCGGGCAGCGGCTCTATGCGCCCACCGGCACGCTGGCGCTGAGCGGCAACGGCGCGCTCTGGGCCGAGCGATCGGCGGCGGCCCTTGCGGCGATCGGCCGCCCCATGACCGAGATCCCGGTCGCCGAGCTGCCGCGCCGCTTCCCGCTGCTCAGGACCGGCGGCGTCGAGCGCGCTTTCTGGATCGAGTCGGGCGGCGTGCTGTTCGCCCAGGATATCGTCGCCGCGCTGGCGCGGCGGCTCGCGGGCAGGCGCGGCGTTGCCCTGCATCCGCGAACACAAGTGCGTGAAGTCGATCTCGACCGCGCACGTATCGGCACAGGGGCGGGCGCGACGCACGGCGCCGACGTCGTGGTCGTGGCGGCCGGCGCCTGGGTCGGCCGGCTCCTGCCGTCGCTGGCCCGCCGCCTCGTGCCCTCGCGCCAGGTCGTGGCCTACTTCGACCTGCCGGCCGAGCAGCAGGCCGCCTGGACCAGGGGGCCAATGATCATCGAGCAGACGGGCGATGTCGGCCTCTATCTCGTGCCGCCGCGGCAGGGGCGTGGGCTGAAGGTCGGCGACCATGCCTTCAGCCGCACCGGCGATCCCGACGCCGGGCGCACGGCGAGCGCCGCCGAGATCGAGCCGCTGCTCGCGCGCTGCCGCAGCCTGCTCGAGGGCTTCGGGGAGTGGCGGATCGAGCGGTTGAAGGCCTGCTTCTACACCGTCACCGAGGACGAGCGCTTCGTCGTCGAGAAGCCGGGCGCGGCCGGCTGGGTGATGTCGCCCTGCTCGGGCCACGGCTTCAAGTTCGGCGCCCTGATGGGGCTGGAGCTCGCCCGCACCATCGTCTCCGGGCGCGACCCCGCCCTGCACGCCCGCTGGGCGGCGGGGCGCGAAGGGGATACATAG
- a CDS encoding IlvD/Edd family dehydratase, whose product MASPKKNGNATGLRQGLATYGDAGFSLFLRKAFIKAGGYSDDALDRPIVGITNTASDYNPCHGNVPDLVEAVKRGVMLAGALPMVFPTVSIHESFSHPTSMFLRNLMAMDTEEMIRAQPMDSVVLIGGCDKTIPAQLMAAASVDRPAVVLPVGPMLVGHFKGEVLGACTDCRRLWGQYRAGTFSEGDIERVSERLAPTKGTCMVMGTASTMGCMVETLGMGLPGSGSTPATHSDRLRLAEQSGRLAAGMAKQQGPRPSEIMTEAAFRNALTVLQAIGGSTNALVHLTAVARRLGVTIELEQFDAIGRKVPVLVDLKPSGDHYMEHFHWAGGNARLMREIRGHLDESCRTVTGRTLKEVIDAAEIVPGQTVIRTPEEPIKPTGGMAVLRGNLAPRGAVIKHAAATPSLLTHTGRAVVFDSLEDLAARGDDPALDVKADDILVLRNAGPKGAPGMPEAGSFPIPMKLARSGVKDMIRISDARMSGTAFGTIVLHVAPESAVGGPLALVRTGDRITLDVPNRKLELLVPADELDKRLKAWKAPTPHPGSDRGYSGLFHRTVLQADEGVDFDFLGPAKT is encoded by the coding sequence ATGGCTTCGCCCAAGAAGAACGGCAACGCCACCGGCCTGCGGCAGGGCCTCGCCACCTACGGCGATGCCGGCTTCTCGCTGTTCCTGCGCAAGGCCTTCATCAAGGCGGGCGGCTATTCCGACGACGCGCTCGACCGGCCGATCGTGGGCATCACCAACACCGCGAGCGACTACAACCCCTGCCACGGCAACGTGCCCGACCTCGTCGAGGCGGTGAAGCGCGGCGTGATGCTGGCCGGCGCCCTGCCGATGGTGTTCCCCACCGTGTCGATCCACGAGAGCTTCTCCCATCCCACCAGCATGTTCCTGCGCAACCTGATGGCGATGGACACCGAGGAGATGATCCGCGCCCAGCCGATGGACTCGGTGGTGCTGATCGGCGGCTGCGACAAGACCATCCCGGCCCAGCTCATGGCCGCCGCGAGCGTCGACCGCCCGGCCGTCGTGCTGCCGGTCGGGCCGATGCTGGTCGGCCATTTCAAGGGCGAGGTGCTGGGCGCCTGCACCGACTGCCGCCGCCTGTGGGGCCAGTACCGCGCCGGCACCTTCTCCGAAGGCGACATCGAGCGCGTGAGCGAGCGGCTCGCGCCGACCAAGGGTACCTGCATGGTGATGGGCACCGCCAGCACCATGGGCTGCATGGTCGAGACCTTGGGCATGGGCCTGCCCGGCAGCGGCTCTACCCCCGCCACGCACTCCGACCGCCTGCGGCTTGCCGAGCAGAGCGGCAGGCTTGCCGCCGGGATGGCGAAGCAACAGGGTCCGCGGCCGAGCGAGATCATGACAGAGGCCGCCTTCCGCAACGCCCTCACCGTGCTGCAGGCGATCGGCGGCTCGACCAATGCGCTGGTCCATCTCACCGCCGTCGCGCGCCGGCTCGGCGTCACGATCGAGCTCGAGCAGTTCGACGCGATCGGCCGCAAGGTGCCGGTGCTGGTCGATCTCAAGCCCTCGGGCGACCACTACATGGAGCACTTCCACTGGGCCGGCGGCAATGCGCGGCTGATGCGCGAGATCCGCGGCCATCTCGACGAGAGCTGCCGCACCGTCACGGGCAGGACCTTGAAGGAAGTGATCGACGCGGCCGAGATCGTGCCCGGCCAGACCGTGATCCGCACGCCGGAGGAGCCCATCAAGCCGACCGGCGGCATGGCGGTGCTGCGCGGCAACCTCGCGCCGCGCGGCGCCGTCATCAAGCATGCCGCGGCGACGCCGTCGCTGCTCACCCATACCGGCCGCGCCGTGGTGTTCGACTCGCTCGAGGATCTCGCCGCGCGCGGCGACGATCCCGCGCTCGACGTGAAGGCGGACGACATCCTCGTGCTGCGCAACGCCGGCCCTAAGGGCGCGCCCGGCATGCCGGAGGCCGGCTCCTTCCCCATCCCGATGAAGCTCGCGCGCTCGGGCGTGAAGGACATGATCCGAATCTCCGACGCGCGCATGAGCGGGACCGCCTTCGGCACCATCGTCCTGCACGTGGCGCCCGAGTCGGCGGTCGGCGGCCCGCTGGCGCTGGTCAGGACAGGCGACCGCATCACGCTCGACGTGCCCAACCGCAAGCTCGAATTGCTTGTGCCGGCCGACGAGCTCGACAAGCGCCTCAAGGCGTGGAAAGCGCCGACGCCGCATCCCGGCAGCGACCGCGGCTACAGCGGCCTCTTCCACCGCACCGTCCTGCAGGCCGATGAAGGCGTCGACTTCGACTTTCTGGGTCCGGCGAAGACGTGA